A genomic segment from Aspergillus puulaauensis MK2 DNA, chromosome 1, nearly complete sequence encodes:
- a CDS encoding VPS9 domain-containing protein (COG:U;~EggNog:ENOG410QDQ0;~InterPro:IPR003123,IPR037191;~PFAM:PF02204), producing the protein MSSGTSDNASAKPRLHATRSFPRMDNSSTSPFIRSRAKTVQSVAIPESVDADALPLSLAENDGDEYGDPDLFEKPGTSGPSMDDEPDGEEASVLSRNVPNQPEELPIELISLTDRFVASLSARVHSSPPTIDRISNLYQDFYVRAESHIATHISTLASRINRDPSPYPYNSKDADASSRQMLTASEVAEKRTARKLLASKQVDLEEAVERRACESIYEKIWRHKSTLDEIRDEKLRSKTAALLLVGINLRELGVDIDINAVNEQSQKEANDCFSTARDYLTKMDEDKHPLGKLRHLAATHKAIVDALTKLLPSSSSADEILPALIYTLVTCPPEGINIISNLLFVQRFRTSSKVDGETAYCLTNLEAAICFLENVDLSELRAEEGEERQAKAPGIDSVPLAENTRPPQPVPEKAISSVSSVNASAEPPKSIATEPSDTLPGPTSSQQGRLNTLLQPPAKVLGAANDAVRNTADQGLKNISAALDSSFSLLFGRLKELQSNQIPGKDGSPDSVLPKTLAEARRLVTSPASSDSAQLINEAGVSKETPLPEQSRLRRIGAKAEDTFTGLVSGQRSPRDRSTDSVRTQGSKASIPTPNLSKDDARANPNSAMSTPTLESVRSFGNTLNPLNHIPGMIRGFGRATPESPGLPSLSNRTKAPPSTSDTRADPPIQRFLQTQNANELTIGDVSVLLEDYKRISAALLKQGSGSK; encoded by the exons ATGTCGTCCGGTACCTCCGACAATGCCTCCGCAAAGCCTCGTCTGCATGCGACCCGCTCGTTCCCTCGAATGGATAATTCAAGCACCAGTCCCTTCATTCGGTCAAGGGCGAAAACGGTGCAATCCGTCGCAATCCCGGAGTCGGTCGATGCGGATGCACTACCTCTGAGTCTGGCGGAAAACGATGGGGATGAGTATGGCGATCCGGATTTGTTTGAGAAGCCAGGTACCTCGGGTCCCTCTATGGACGATGAGCCAGATGGTGAGGAAGCTTCGGTGCTCTCAAGAAACGTGCCGAACCAGCCAGAGGAGCTGCCGATTGAGTTAATCAGCCTTACTGATAG ATTTGTCGCCTCCCTGAGCGCCCGAGTACACTCTTCCCCACCTACAATAGACAGAATATCAAACCTTTACCAAGATTTCTACGTCCGAGCCGAATCACATATAGCAACACATATATCTACACTTGCCTCCCGCATAAATCGCGATCCCTCGCCGTATCCGTACAACAGTAAAGATGCAGATGCCTCCAGCCGCCAGATGTTAACAGCTTCGGAAGTGGCTGAGAAACGGACAGCTCGAAAACTGCTTGCGTCCAAACAAGTTgaccttgaagaagctgTAGAACGAAGAGCTTGTGAAAGCATTTATGAGAAGATATGGAGACATAAGAGCACCCTGGATGAAATCAGAGATGAAAAGTTGCGATCAAAAACAGCAGCGTTGCTTCTGGTCGGGATCAACCTAAGAGAGCTAggggttgatattgatataaaTGCAGTCAACGAGCAAAGCCAGAAGGAAGCTAATGACTGCTTCTCAACTGCTCGTGATTATCTCACAAAAATGGACGAGGACAAACATCCATTAGGGAAGCTCCGGCATCTTGCTGCGACTCACAAAGCAATTGTGGATGCCCTGACTAAATTGttaccttcctcttcctccgccgacGAGATTTTACCAGCTCTGATATACACATTGGTTACCTGCCCGCCTGAGGGAATCAACATCATAAGTAACCTTCTCTTTGTTCAAAGATTCAGGACGAGCAGTAAGGTCGATGGCGAGACTGCATATTGCTTGACTAATCTAGAGGCTGCCATTTGCTTTCTTGAGAATGTGGACCTCTCCGAGCTTCGCgcagaggaaggagaagaacgCCAGGCAAAAGCTCCTGGGATCGATTCAGTACCACTTGCTGAAAATACAcgtcctcctcaacccgtTCCAGAGAAGGCCATATCATCTGTTTCGTCCGTGAATGCTTCTGCTGAACCTCCAAAGTCGATTGCAACCGAGCCGTCCGACACCCTGCCGGGGCCGACATCTTCCCAGCAAGGTCGTTTGAATACCCTCTTGCAACCTCCAGCAAAAGTTCTAGGGGCTGCCAATGATGCCGTCCGGAACACCGCCGACCAAGGACTGAAGAACATTAGCGCAGCGCTTGacagcagcttcagccttTTATTTGGCCGCCTCAAAGAGCTGCAGTCCAATCAGATTCCAGGCAAAGATGGATCACCAGACTCTGTACTGCCAAAAACACTAGCGGAGGCTAGACGTCTAGTTACGTCCCCAGCATCCAGTGACAGTGCCCAGTTGATTAATGAGGCAGGTGTCTCGAAAGAGACGCCTCTCCCAGAGCAGTCCCGATTGAGGCGAATCGGAGCTAAGGCGGAGGACACCTTCACGGGCCTGGTCAGTGGGCAGAGATCTCCTCGTGATAGAAGCACGGATAGCGTGCGAACGCAAGGATCCAAAGCATCAATACCTACTCCAAACCTTTCGAAAGATGATGCCCGGGCGAACCCCAATTCTGCAATGTCAACCCCCACGCTTGAGTCTGTGAGGAGCTTTGGAAACACGCTCAACCCGCTTAACCATATTCCCGGAATGATCAGAGGCTTTGGTCGTGCTACACCCGAATCACCTGGGTTGCCTTCTCTCTCAAACCGGACGAAAGCACCGCCATCTACGAGCGACACAAGGGCTGATCCGCCAATCCAAAGGTTTCTCCAGACTCAAAACGCGAACGAGCTTACAATTGGGGATGTAAGCGTTTTACTTGAAGATTACAAACGTATATCTGCAGCACTCTTGAAGCAGGGTTCTGGGTCCAAATAA
- a CDS encoding uncharacterized protein (COG:S;~EggNog:ENOG410PP50;~InterPro:IPR029178;~PFAM:PF15463) gives MGVGDYVHSKENRQHHPRADVPPNQARKALAEQARVEVPQTALVAPIPISGNRQAPIDRYGTPFQDDGLAEQPVHRDAFDTDVEGIDESTIAATSVIGIDEEPYRLSPTIRPNVNVPVQLPPPQPSPPRQLRAARRANESKWYEGLGDRALKSAGFDLDELDAASQLTSTAGDDEQSNDADDQRYVPRYRGGEEPLSRKLQNFWSASRRTYQSDAEEHTEPTKSQSLIPVASASKPLPASSRKVTLPRSKTTTPRTRFSPPKPSLLDQLDLTPTRRSPNLTRSHSRKERERDSDRDRDREQENNKAADDFLRVADEGLGLFTDNNSRPDDSLQSLNVFDMTNFDDLENDSSMNDPFSRRTSIRRTGTEETPKAKKRNLEPDYPPEILCTKSFSELQAEPFEHAPALRAPRPAKEPQVQHPPEKGEEEDKVSFLLRLSEQERGEFFSKLSMNEWEGCGDLLIEEFSKMMVKMKDLRHARRKTAAVFEAEVKRRHEVVEEQSAEITGKFEEMRAGGAEVLRGRSP, from the coding sequence ATGGGTGTCGGGGACTATGTGCACTCAAAGGAGAATCGCCAGCACCATCCTCGTGCGGATGTACCCCCAAATCAGGCCAGGAAGGCTTTAGCTGAGCAGGCTCGTGTTGAAGTTCCTCAAACGGCCCTGGTTGCGCCTATCCCCATTTCAGGCAATAGGCAGGCGCCAATAGATCGATATGGCACGCCATTTCAGGATGATGGGCTTGCCGAGCAACCCGTCCACAGGGATGCCTTCGACACTGATGTGGAAGGTATCGATGAATCGACAATTGCAGCAACAAGTGTGATTGGAATTGATGAAGAGCCGTACCGACTGTCACCCACTATTCGTCCAAATGTGAATGTGCCTGTTCAGCTCCCGCCACCCCAGCCATCGCCTCCACGCCAGCTGCGTGCAGCTCGTCGTGCAAACGAGTCCAAATGGTACGAGGGTCTAGGTGATAGAGCGCTAAAGTCAGCTGGATTTGATTTGGACGAGTTGGACGCCGCAAGCCAGCTTACTTCCACGGCTGGCGACGATGAACAGTCAAACGATGCAGATGACCAACGTTACGTGCCTAGGTACCGCGGCGGTGAAGAGCCTCTTAGCAGAAAGCTACAGAACTTTTGGTCTGCCAGTCGGAGAACATATCAATCCGATGCCGAGGAACATACAGAGCCAACCAAATCTCAGTCCCTCATCCCAGTTGCATCGGCCTCAAAGCCGCTTCCTGCTAGTAGCAGGAAAGTCACCCTTCCACGAAGCAAAACAACAACTCCCAGGACTAGATTTAGTCCGCCCAAACCGTCTCTCCTCGACCAATTGGACCTGACCCCTACGCGACGGAGTCCCAACCTTACTAGGTCTCATTCTCgaaaggaaagagaaagggACAGcgacagagacagagacagagagCAGGAGAACAATAAAGCAGCCGACGATTTTCTTAGAGTGGCAGACGAAGGCCTAGGTCTATTCACAGATAACAACTCCCGTCCAGATGATAGTCTCCAGTCCCTCAATGTCTTCGACATGACAAACTTCGACGACCTTGAAAACGACTCCTCTATGAACGATCCATTCTCGCGTCGCACTTCTATAAGACGGACTGGAACAGAAGAGACGCCTAAAGCAAAGAAACGCAATCTCGAACCCGACTATCCACCCGAAATCCTATGCACCAAATCCTTCAGTGAACTCCAAGCCGAGCCATTTGAACACGCCCCCGCTCTTAGGGCACCTAGGCCAGCCAAAGAACCACAGGTGCAACATCCCCcggagaagggagaagaagaagacaaggtTTCATTCCTTCTACGGCTCTCCGAGCAAGAGCGCGGAGAATTTTTTTCGAAGCTTTCAATGAATGAGTGGGAAGGATGTGGCGATCTACTAATTGAGGAGTTCAGCAAGatgatggtgaagatgaaggacTTGCGTCATGCCCGTCGCAAAACTGCGGCTGTGTTCGAGGCTGAGGTTAAGAGGAGACatgaggtggtggaggagcaGTCGGCAGAGATTACTGGGAAGTTTGAAGAGATGAGGGCGGGTGGTGCTGAGGTCCTTCGTGGGCGTTCGCCTTGA
- a CDS encoding uncharacterized protein (COG:S;~EggNog:ENOG410PP50;~InterPro:IPR007224;~PFAM:PF04090;~go_function: GO:0001164 - RNA polymerase I core promoter sequence-specific DNA binding [Evidence IEA];~go_function: GO:0001181 - RNA polymerase I general transcription initiation factor activity [Evidence IEA];~go_process: GO:0006361 - transcription initiation from RNA polymerase I promoter [Evidence IEA]): MAFAPSVSAFSLPLPLWQQDPSVRVAKYESRKRRNQYDTGEDESDNNGDDGETTDAVSEFGPTNPPMILSPEEVGQYRVAGLPFDEELPGGHFPHGPAKERNRKVNDRHSIEKQLSNLSPPLYAPQSAARQGNLRLHHLSVLTSVLHRCLLDGDYIRAGKAWGLLIREQFRGQPIDVRSEDRWGIGAEILLRKDHQISRRVSEGASTDGDGYHGSGAFSKLLFTRKGFEDAKEYYETLIIQHPYQKHAPNAIDALYFYPAMFGLWVYVTQEESVAARGDLEDRDPASLREAWEDEDANSENGSRDDWQEKYQRLTAGVRAKELAEAYRISARMDGLLTSPPYSDSPELLELRGMVSLWIADLLISSLPSGDSVDEDEVSYTGMGNVDDDNDVFMSTAKPDNVEARQERRAAMEKRELEITKSTEYMEKAQQRKRGVDSKMQDLHIVNDMSLHSSDSN; this comes from the coding sequence ATGGCATTCGCTCCATCGGTATCAGCCTTCTCTCTACCACTTCCCCTGTGGCAACAAGATCCAAGTGTTCGGGTTGCGAAGTATGAATCTAGGAAGCGCAGAAACCAGTATGATACAGGAGAAGACGAAAGCGACAATAAcggggatgatggcgagaCCACGGATGCTGTGTCGGAATTTGGACCCACGAACCCACCTATGATCTTGTCTCCTGAGGAAGTTGGCCAGTACCGTGTTGCAGGTCTTCCCTTTGACGAGGAATTACCTGGTGGTCATTTCCCGCATGGCCCGGCCAAAGAAAGGAACCGAAAAGTAAACGATCGTCACTCAATTGAGAAACAGTTGTCGAACCTCTCACCCCCCTTATATGCGCCTCAGTCTGCAGCACGTCAAGGGAATCTCCGGCTTCACCACCTTTCGGTGCTCACTTCCGTGCTTCATCGGTGTCTTCTCGATGGGGATTATATCCGTGCGGGCAAGGCATGGGGTCTGCTGATTCGAGAACAGTTTAGGGGTCAACCAATTGACGTGCGTTCCGAGGATAGATGGGGTATTGGCGCAGAAATATTACTGCGAAAAGACCACCAGATATCTCGCAGAGTATCTGAAGGCGCATCAACCGACGGCGATGGATATCACGGGTCTGGTGCTTTCTCAAAGCTTCTATTCACCAGAAAAGGGTTCGAAGATGCCAAGGAATATTACGAGACACTCATAATTCAGCATCCATACCAAAAGCATGCACCGAACGCTATAGATGCATTGTACTTTTATCCAGCCATGTTTGGTTTATGGGTATACGTCACACAAGAAGAAAGTGTGGCTGCACGTGGAGATCTCGAAGACCGGGATCCAGCCTCACTGAGGGAAGCctgggaagacgaagacgccAACTCTGAGAACGGCAGTCGAGACGACTGGCAGGAGAAATATCAGAGGCTCACCGCTGGCGTTAGGGCAAAGGAATTGGCCGAAGCTTATAGGATTTCTGCGAGGATGGATGGGCTTCTTACATCACCCCCGTATTCAGACAGCCCGGAATTGCTTGAGCTGCGGGGCATGGTGTCTCTCTGGATCGCCGATCTGCTCATTTCAAGCCTGCCTTCTGGGGACAgtgttgatgaagacgaagttAGTTACACCGGAATGGGtaatgttgatgatgataatgatgtTTTCATGTCCACGGCGAAACCTGATAATGTGGAAGCGAGACAAGAGCGGCGAGCGGCcatggaaaagagagaactGGAAATTACCAAGTCGACAGAATACATGGAGAAGGCCCAACAACGGAAACGGGGAGTTGATTCCAAAATGCAGGATTTGCACATCGTCAACGACATGTCTCTGCATTCATCCGATTCCAATTGA
- a CDS encoding uncharacterized protein (COG:O;~EggNog:ENOG410PR2Z;~InterPro:IPR001841,IPR013083;~PFAM:PF13923,PF00097,PF13639,PF12678), translating to MGQSSSTQREQRHQFPSEHTIPHQRSYIRNRHEDMNNGHNTEQVGDIDPLTSQETGSSDVPTINPGEMASPAQSWQSPIAPSGDISGHSRQMGSIQEETGSQYEASQQDYQSAILARVARRQSAMSRLGSRILPNAVIRGLLNSEEETPAEGHAHRHGIVSRTIPRSEVNQSSPRFSPFASLSSRGGNRRRSFRGPYFNPRSDAAMGSHSGYSGTSSGVSAEGPAEAGGWRRSVRLRRVGHTISTPIAQMFGQPPSDSSHEQGAENPHIFHNPDPVDFIPHPGPIDTRMDFDPPHELDSGEPALGDQQPASPLLLSQNESSTRHFPSLLRARPSRALRREEQTPLSRVLQLAATAIAAQLSGGPSPALPNIQSLGNNNDGQDGSLESFIQSLQRATGPQPPVDTPDPREDERPPTPVNFMRVFRFANSDSPRSPEASNRAGAELGDGPNHEDNMDTDHHADGPEGRTVTLVVVGVRSVPSGNGPSGDQQPAALPGLDALLRLPFLAPGTFPPRVGSRPAATTTPSRPTPPSVPSNDDIPPPLGSSNALRRMSDAGSRGPPSSLPSIVSDSPPGPHPPPSTPAEPGLSAVSSGASTPSRRLSTTSAMSPNVLPQLNENHSMQPAVEPSDEAFSSNTSHQRRRSDSEFARHREQLGSGAARRNGVVEPDNHNTPTGRSWLIYVVGTNLSENHPAFAAPSLFTDNPTYEDMVLLSSLLGPVKPPVATQEDITSAGGLYRVVEYGGTLSAESVDHSGAIQLAEGERCLICLSEYEAAEEVRQLTKCEHIYHRICIDQWLTTGRNSCPLCRGQGVADKSGAGPSASDTPHATAT from the exons ATGGGCCAGTCTTCTTCTACCCAAAGAGAACAACGCCATCAATTTCCTAGCGAACATACCATACCTCATCAGCGCAGTTACATCCGTAATAGGCATGAAGACATGAATAACGGGCACAACACGGAGCAGGTCGGGGACATTGACCCCCTGACAAGTCAAGAAACAGGCAGTAGCGATGTGCCGACGATCAATCCTGGCGAAATGGCTTCACCGGCTCAGTCATGGCAATCGCCAATCGCACCCTCTGGCGACATATCGGGTCATTCAAGACAAATGGGAAGTATTCAGGAAGAGACCGGATCACAGTATGAAGCCAGCCAGCAGGATTATCAATCGGCAATCCTTGCTCGAGTGGCGAGAAGGCAGTCTGCGATGTCAAGATTAGGTTCGAGGATTTTACCAAACGCAGTCATTCGCGGGCTTTTGAATAGTGAAGAAGAGACTCCCGCGGAAGGCCACGCCCATCGACATGGAATTGTTTCCAGGACTATACCAAGATCGGAGGTCAATCAAAGTAGCCCCCGGTTCAGCCCTTTCGCGTCCTTGAGCTCGAGGGGTGGTAATCGAAGACGCTCGTTCCGTGGACCCTACTTCAACCCACGTAGTGATGCGGCGATGGGCTCGCATAGCGGATATTCAGGGACGTCTTCCGGTGTCTCGGCAGAAGGcccagctgaagctggaggatggcGGCGAAGCGTTCGACTACGCCGTGTCGGGCACACAATATCGACACCGATCGCTCAAATGTTCGGCCAGCCGCCCTCTGATTCGTCTCATGAACAAGGTGCGGAAAATCCTCACATTTTCCACAATCCAGACCCCGTGGACTTCATACCTCACCCGGGGCCGATTGATACTCGTATGGATTTTGATCCACCGCACGAACTTGATTCTGGGGAACCCGCGCTAGGAGACCAGCAGCCTGCATCCCCTTTACTGTTGTCGCAAAACGAGTCCAGTACGCGGCATTTTCCGAGTTTACTACGGGCGCGGCCGTCTAGGGCTTTGCGCCGAGAAGAACAAACACCCCTATCGCGCGTTCTTCAGCTTGCGGCTACTGCCATCGCGGCGCAACTTTCCGGTGGACCTAGCCCAGCTTTACCCAATATCCAATCTTTGGGTAATAACAATGACGGCCAGGACGGCTCTCTAGAAAGCTTCATACAGAGTTTACAGCGTGCCACCGGTCCACAACCTCCCGTAGATACACCCGATCCTCGAGAGGACGAACGGCCCCCAACGCCGGTGAATTTTATGAGAGTATTCCGGTTCGCTAATTCAGATAGCCCCCGCTCCCCCGAAGCATCCAATCGCGCAGGAGCAGAATTAGGTGATGGTCCGAATCATGAAGACAATATGGACACAGATCACCATGCGGACGGACCCGAAGGTCGAACAGTCACTCTTGTTGTCGTTGGCGTTAGGTCCGTCCCATCTGGAAATGGCCCATCTGGCGATCAACAACCCGCGGCACTTCCTGGTTTGGACGCCCTGCTCCGATTGCCCTTCTTAGCTCCAGGAACATTCCCACCACGTGTCGGATCACGCCCGGCAGCGACCACCACGCCCAGTCGTCCGACACCACCTAGTGTGCCCAGTAATGATGATATTCCCCCGCCACTGGGATCGTCGAATGCATTGCGGAGAATGTCAGATGCCGGCAGTCGTGGCCCTCCCTCATCACTACCTTCCATTGTATCGGACAGCCCTCCAGGaccccatccacctccatcgaCCCCGGCTGAACCGGGACTCTCTGCTGTTTCGTCTGGTGCTTCGACCCCCAGCCGGAGGTTATCTACCACCTCGGCCATGTCCCCAAATGTCCTACCACAGTTGAATGAAAACCACTCCATGCAACCTGCTGTGGAGCCTTCGGATGAGGCTTTCTCGTCCAACACTTCTCATCAACGACGCCGAAGTGACTCTGAGTTTGCACGCCACCGCGAACAATTGGGTTCCGGGGCCGCCAGGCGTAACGGAGTTGTGGAGCCTGATAATCATAATACACCAACTGGTAGAAGTTGGTTAATATACGTTGTTGGAACTAACCTTTCAGAGAACCACCCTGCATTTGCTGCGCCAAGCCTGTTCACTGAT AATCCGACCTACGAAGATATGGTCTTGCTCTCATCGCTTCTTGGTCCCGTCAAGCCCCCGGTTGCTACCCAAGAAGACATAACCTCAGCGGGAGGTTTGTACCGTGTAGTGGAATATGGGGGCACTCTTTCTGCGGAGTCTGTTGACCATTCTGGTGCTATTCAGCTCGCCGAAGGTGAACGCTGTTTGATCTGCCTCAGCGAATACGAAGCGGCGGAAGAGGTTCGCCAGCTGACGAAATGCGAACACATTTACCACCGGATATGCATTGATCAG TGGTTAACAACGGGCCGCAACTCCTGTCCGCTATGTCGAGGTCAGGGCGTTGCCGACAAGTCGGGCGCTGGGCCATCAGCGTCTGACACACCACACGCAACAGCTACTTAG
- a CDS encoding phosphoribosylglycinamide formyltransferase (BUSCO:EOG09264G7L;~COG:F;~EggNog:ENOG410PNSU;~InterPro:IPR002376,IPR004607,IPR036477;~PFAM:PF00551;~go_function: GO:0004644 - phosphoribosylglycinamide formyltransferase activity [Evidence IEA];~go_function: GO:0016742 - hydroxymethyl-, formyl-and related transferase activity [Evidence IEA];~go_process: GO:0006189 - 'de novo' IMP biosynthetic process [Evidence IEA];~go_process: GO:0009058 - biosynthetic process [Evidence IEA]): protein MDPIRVTVLISGSGTNLQAVIDDTNLPAKIIRVISNRKDAYGLERARRADIPTHYHNLVKYKKQQPATPEGVQRAREEYDAELARLVLDDKPDLVACLGFMHVLSEGFLGPLEAKGLRIINLHPALPGEFNGANAIERAHQAWLDGKIERTGVMIHNVISEVDMGKPILVKEIPFVKGVDEDLHTFEQKVHEIEWGIVIEGLQKTIKEIRSAKS, encoded by the exons ATGGATCCTATCCGTGTAACGGTTCTCATATCCGGCTCTGGAACAAACCTCCAAGCTGTAATTGATGACACAAATCTCCCTGCAAAAATCATCCGGGTCATCTCCAACCGCAAAGACGCCTACGGTTTGGAACGCGCGCGCCGCGCTGACATCCCCACACATTATCACAATCTCGTGAAATACAAAAAACAGCAACCCGCAACACCGGAGGGCGTGCAGCGTGCAAGGGAGGAGTATGATGCCGAGCTCGCGAGACTGGTGCTAGACGATAAGCCTGACTTAGTTGCTTGTTTGGGGTTCATGCATGTGCTTTCGGAGGGCTTCCTGGGACCGTTGGAGGCCAAGGGCCTTAGGATTATAAACTTGCATCCGGCTTTGCCGGGGGAGTTTAATGGGGCt AATGCCATTGAGCGGGCCCATCAGGCATGGTTGGACGGTAAGATTGAAAGGACCGGAGTCATGATTCATAATGTGATTTCAGAGGTGGATATGGGGAAGCCGATTCTTGTAAAGGAAATTCCGTTTGTGAAgggcgttgatgaggatCTGCATACGTTCGAGCAGAAAGTGCATGAGATTGAGTGGGGGATTGTCATTGAAGGGTTGCAGAAAACGATTAAAGAGATCCGCTCGGCGAAGTCATAG